The Sphingopyxis fribergensis DNA segment ACAAGATGATTCCGATCTCGCCGTCGGTCTTGCCCGCGGCCGCCCAGCGCAGGCATTGCACCTCGCGCCGCGTCAGCGTTTGCGGAACCGTAGCGTTGCGCGGCCGCCCGCGCGCCTCATTGTGCGTCGCGACAAGTTTGAGCGCGAGGTTGTGCAGGTCGCCGGCATGGTCGTTGAACAAGGCTTCGACCCCGACGGGCTCGCGCGAGCACCAGAAGACCGCGCCGACCAGCCCGCGCGGCAGATGCACCGGCGCGATGATCGCTTCGCCGAAATTGGACGTGTTCCTCGCCTGCGAACAGTCCACTTCGTCGAGCAGCCCGGTCGGTCGCCACGTACCGAGATGTCCGTCGCTGTAATAAAAGGGCTCCGCGACAAGCCGCGCTGCGGTGAGAAAGGCGATGTGCAGCGCCAGCTTGCGATCGCGCCAATAGGCATAATCGGGGTCGATCCAGCGAAAGCTCGTCTCAGCATAAGGGCGGCCTTCGGCGTCGCTCATCGGTTCGGGGTCGCCAAGATCCGCCTGGGCGGCGACATAGGGGAGGCCGATCGCGTCGCCCGCCGCTTGCACGGCGGCGATCAGCCCCGGCATTTCGGTCCAGCATTCGGCCCTCTCGTCGATCACGCTCTGGTTCCTCCGCTCCCTGACACAGGTGTCAGCTTGTCCACCCGGCCGCAATTCTATGTTCTGGCATGGTCCGGCTTCCCGCGACGCTCGCATAAAGACGAGCCCCGCGGCAAGCCGTTTGAGGGAGGATGGATGATGAAGGCAATGCGTATTTTCCTGGTCGCGGGCTCGGCGATGGGCCTCGCACTGGCGGTGCCGGCGTCCGCCGCAGAGGAAGCACCGGCAGATACGGTCGCGGCGGAAGGCGACATCATCGTCACCGCTCAGCGTCGCGCCGAATCGATGAACGACGTCGGCATGGCGATCCAGGCGGTCGACGACGCAACGCTGGGAAATCTGCGCGTCACGGACATGCGCGACCTGACAACGGTGGCGCCGAGCTTCACCGTTTCGCAAAGCTATCAGGGCGTACCGACCTATACGCTGCGCGGGATCGGCTTCAACACGATCAACCTCTCCTCGACCTCGACCGTCGGTACTTATGTCGACGAGGTCGCTTATGCCTATCCCATCATGAACACCGGGCCGGTGATGGACCTCGAACGCGTCGAAGTGCTCAAGGGGCCGCAGGGCACGCTCTATGGCCGCAACACGACCGCCGGGCTGATCAACTTCATCACCGCCAAGCCGACCGACAGCTTCGAGGGCAGCATCAAGGCCGATCTCGGCAATTACCAGACGTACAATATCGGCGGCCATCTCTCGGGCCCTCTGGGCGAGGGCATCGCGGCGCGCATCGCCTTCCGCAGCGAGAATAGCGACAAGGGCTGGCAGGTGAGCAACACGCGCGGCGAACGGCTCGGCGAGGTCGAGAAATATGGCGTGCGCGCGTCGCTCGCGATCGATCCGGCGTCGGGCACGCATTTCGACCTGTCGGTCACATATTGGCGCAACAAGTCGGACACCGTTGCGGGGCAGGGGATCGGTTTCACCCCCGCAACCGATCTGGCGACGGGCACCAGCAATTCGCGCTTTTTCAACGCGCCGGGGCTGGGGGCTTATCTCGCCAACAATTTCCCGACCAAGGCGAGCCAGGCCGACTGGGCGCCCGAGGCTGGACGGTCTGCCGATATCGGGACGGGGCTCGGTCTCGACGGGCCGCTTGCCGAAGACAACCGCTTCTGGGGATTGAAGCTGCGCTGGGATCAGGATCTGGGGGAGACGATGAAGCTCGTTTCGCTCACCAGCTACAATGACTTCAAGCGCGACGCGCTCTCCGACTGGAGCGGGGCGCCGTTCGAAATCCTCCTCCAGAACACCGTCGGGCGGATCAAGAGCTTCGCGCAGGAACTGCATGTCGAGGGCGAGGCCGGTTCGGTGAACTGGCTCGTCGGCGCCTATTACGCCAACGATCGCATCATCGACTCCAACCGCACTTTGCTTGGTCAGAATGCCAATGTCGGGCTGATCCGGGGCGCGGGGGTGCCGCTGCTCGCGAGCCCGATCTTCAACTCGGGCGGCTACACGCCGCTCGAACTCAGCCAAGCGTTCCGCACCTATGAGGATTTCGGCCGCATCCGCACCAAGACCTGGAGCGTCTTCGGCAATGCCGATGCCGAGCTGACCGACCAGCTGAAGCTGACCGTCGGCGTGCGCTACACCGAGGACGAGCAAGGCTACAATGGCTGTTC contains these protein-coding regions:
- a CDS encoding TonB-dependent receptor; protein product: MMKAMRIFLVAGSAMGLALAVPASAAEEAPADTVAAEGDIIVTAQRRAESMNDVGMAIQAVDDATLGNLRVTDMRDLTTVAPSFTVSQSYQGVPTYTLRGIGFNTINLSSTSTVGTYVDEVAYAYPIMNTGPVMDLERVEVLKGPQGTLYGRNTTAGLINFITAKPTDSFEGSIKADLGNYQTYNIGGHLSGPLGEGIAARIAFRSENSDKGWQVSNTRGERLGEVEKYGVRASLAIDPASGTHFDLSVTYWRNKSDTVAGQGIGFTPATDLATGTSNSRFFNAPGLGAYLANNFPTKASQADWAPEAGRSADIGTGLGLDGPLAEDNRFWGLKLRWDQDLGETMKLVSLTSYNDFKRDALSDWSGAPFEILLQNTVGRIKSFAQELHVEGEAGSVNWLVGAYYANDRIIDSNRTLLGQNANVGLIRGAGVPLLASPIFNSGGYTPLELSQAFRTYEDFGRIRTKTWSVFGNADAELTDQLKLTVGVRYTEDEQGYNGCSRDFNGNMLPNVNVVNRALYLQTYGVLAPPISEGQCNSFDPATGTFGEVRSALKEDNVAWRVALDWSPNDDTLLYASVSRGYKSGTTPINAANLARQNAPVKQEKLTAYEVGVKATLADRAVQANLSAFYYDYRDKQISTYFADPIYTALSRLDNVPDSEAYGVEGELTIRPAAGLTIAANALYLKTRINDYNGTNAAGQPENFDGAEFIYSPKFQGSLTLSYDTPVTETVNLTGAISARYQSKSNTIFEDLDLYKVDAYGTVNASLGLKDESGWSVSLWAKNLFDKYYWSAVASNANVVVRFANQPRTYGLTMGYEF
- a CDS encoding helix-turn-helix transcriptional regulator, translated to MIDERAECWTEMPGLIAAVQAAGDAIGLPYVAAQADLGDPEPMSDAEGRPYAETSFRWIDPDYAYWRDRKLALHIAFLTAARLVAEPFYYSDGHLGTWRPTGLLDEVDCSQARNTSNFGEAIIAPVHLPRGLVGAVFWCSREPVGVEALFNDHAGDLHNLALKLVATHNEARGRPRNATVPQTLTRREVQCLRWAAAGKTDGEIGIILSLSVSTVRFHLRNASAKLGATGRAQSIQIAAGLGFVGARAA